Proteins found in one Verrucomicrobiota bacterium genomic segment:
- a CDS encoding DUF6576 domain-containing protein — protein sequence MPFGGFQSYSSRQPLFYLGNIAFDATTLLIAIHIISMLLCTVVLAFDHTSLLGALHCNIINLSEGFIWTPFTYSFVHYISTEHIWFAIEMLMFWWFGREVEAFISTKNFGWLYALLIIVPAFIMVLVSVFSGVPYDLWGSKAIHFSIFLGFAIIYPNAMLLFNIPAKWIAIIFLSIYSLAYLAQGAWLELLYTWTTVGTCYLCLKASGVRGGFNVSEWLASQKEKSEVKKFKERERAYKQQQIKHSESVDAILEKISQQGINSLSDSEKATLEKARAKLFEKDKGK from the coding sequence ATGCCATTCGGAGGTTTTCAGTCTTATTCATCTAGACAACCATTGTTTTACCTTGGGAACATAGCCTTTGATGCGACGACTTTACTCATTGCTATTCATATTATTTCAATGCTTCTTTGCACAGTAGTTTTGGCATTCGATCACACATCTTTACTTGGAGCACTCCATTGTAATATCATAAATTTGTCTGAAGGTTTTATCTGGACCCCATTTACCTATTCCTTTGTTCATTATATATCTACTGAGCATATATGGTTTGCCATTGAGATGCTTATGTTCTGGTGGTTTGGTAGAGAAGTAGAGGCCTTTATAAGCACGAAAAACTTCGGCTGGCTTTACGCCCTACTTATTATAGTTCCAGCATTTATTATGGTGCTGGTATCTGTATTCTCTGGTGTTCCTTATGACCTATGGGGATCAAAAGCTATTCACTTTTCTATCTTTTTAGGATTCGCCATTATCTATCCAAACGCCATGCTGCTATTTAACATACCAGCAAAGTGGATAGCCATCATCTTCTTGAGCATCTACAGCCTGGCATATCTTGCCCAAGGTGCATGGTTAGAACTTCTCTATACCTGGACAACGGTAGGCACTTGTTACTTATGCCTCAAAGCCTCTGGTGTAAGAGGAGGCTTCAATGTTTCAGAATGGCTCGCTTCCCAAAAAGAGAAAAGCGAGGTCAAGAAGTTCAAAGAAAGAGAGCGAGCTTACAAACAACAGCAAATTAAACACTCAGAGAGTGTGGACGCTATCCTTGAAAAAATCTCTCAACAGGGAATCAACAGCCTTTCAGATTCCGAAAAAGCGACACTCGAAAAAGCTAGGGCCAAGCTTTTTGAAAAAGACAAGGGCAAGTAA
- a CDS encoding flagellin: MPIIGSNAGSTASLFVRNNNESLDNSIRRLSSGSRLANPLADAAGVAVSGKLDAAIQRLSASNDGARNIISFSQTSDGFLGTAQGQLTRLSELAQRATDGTLSDDARTALNTEFTAIRDQIGQTLQNASFNGTSLFQNGEISTAINDQGDTDSIQTQELNNTTLGIQSLSLDDAASALGAISTLDNALSTVTSERARVNADISRFQFHANNIDNQKINVESANSRIKDLNIAEESTNFARDSILLRASVAMVSQSNAANASVLGLLK, translated from the coding sequence ATGCCTATTATAGGATCAAATGCAGGAAGCACCGCTTCTTTATTCGTTCGTAACAATAATGAGTCACTAGATAATTCAATCAGACGACTCTCATCGGGCAGCAGATTAGCGAACCCCTTAGCAGACGCCGCTGGCGTTGCCGTAAGTGGGAAACTGGATGCTGCCATACAACGGCTCTCCGCATCAAATGATGGGGCGCGTAACATCATATCATTTAGTCAAACATCAGACGGATTCTTGGGAACTGCTCAGGGCCAGCTCACTCGCCTAAGTGAACTTGCTCAGAGGGCAACAGATGGAACCTTAAGCGATGATGCACGAACAGCATTGAACACTGAATTCACTGCTATTCGTGATCAAATTGGACAGACGCTGCAGAATGCGTCATTCAATGGCACATCGCTTTTTCAAAATGGGGAAATCTCCACAGCTATTAATGATCAAGGAGACACGGACTCCATTCAGACGCAGGAATTGAATAATACAACTCTTGGTATCCAGTCACTTAGCCTTGATGATGCTGCAAGTGCCTTGGGAGCTATCTCTACATTAGATAATGCTCTAAGCACGGTAACATCAGAACGTGCCAGAGTGAATGCTGATATTTCTCGTTTCCAATTCCATGCAAATAATATTGATAACCAAAAGATCAATGTGGAGTCAGCAAATTCTAGAATCAAAGATCTAAATATTGCTGAAGAATCTACTAACTTTGCTCGAGATAGCATATTGCTAAGAGCAAGCGTTGCTATGGTAAGTCAATCAAATGCTGCAAATGCTAGCGTCTTAGGATTGTTAAAATAA
- the crcB gene encoding fluoride efflux transporter CrcB, giving the protein MKIVLAVALGSALGGILRYLISTWVDSKLDHPLPWGTVMVNVIGCLLIGLAAELTNAHGKWAMEAYWRSFLLLGILGGFTTFSSFSHQTLELFHLGEFLHASLNVILSVCLCLFSVYLGHLLGNHLNRII; this is encoded by the coding sequence GTGAAGATAGTTTTAGCAGTAGCGCTGGGCAGCGCGCTAGGAGGAATACTTAGGTATTTGATATCTACTTGGGTAGACAGTAAGCTAGACCATCCACTGCCATGGGGAACAGTTATGGTCAACGTCATAGGTTGTCTGCTCATTGGGCTGGCGGCAGAACTGACAAATGCCCACGGTAAATGGGCTATGGAAGCATACTGGCGCTCGTTTCTTTTGCTAGGAATTCTGGGTGGATTTACGACTTTTTCTTCTTTTAGTCACCAAACACTTGAACTGTTCCATCTAGGCGAGTTTCTGCATGCCTCCCTGAATGTCATATTATCGGTTTGTTTATGTCTATTTAGCGTATATCTAGGCCATTTATTAGGCAATCACCTCAACCGTATCATATAA
- a CDS encoding cyclic nucleotide-binding domain-containing protein, with the protein MTTAPVKLDALSNKVYLFSWLEEDKLNFLFNKAQIISLDSGNICIESEAPNDGIHIVCSGSIEVLSGSEESRDVLCTLIEGDFFGEQCLLQKSITRATFKALEDKTLVYFISNDLLQEFEASYPDQFAILISNLARFYSRTLRSLNDRLSLSSQAHGPHSQ; encoded by the coding sequence ATGACGACAGCGCCCGTAAAACTAGATGCTCTATCCAATAAAGTATATCTATTTTCTTGGCTCGAAGAAGATAAATTAAACTTCCTTTTTAATAAGGCTCAGATTATTTCACTCGACTCAGGCAATATTTGCATCGAATCTGAAGCACCTAACGATGGCATCCATATCGTTTGTTCTGGAAGCATAGAAGTTCTTAGCGGATCAGAGGAGAGTAGGGATGTGCTATGCACTCTTATAGAAGGCGATTTCTTTGGCGAACAATGCCTGCTCCAGAAGAGTATCACAAGGGCTACTTTCAAGGCACTGGAGGATAAGACACTTGTCTATTTTATATCGAATGATTTACTTCAGGAATTTGAGGCAAGCTACCCTGATCAGTTTGCCATCCTTATTTCAAACTTAGCCCGCTTTTATTCACGCACCCTAAGATCATTAAATGATAGATTGAGTTTAAGCTCTCAAGCCCATGGACCACACTCACAGTAA
- a CDS encoding PD-(D/E)XK nuclease family protein produces MSVTNKQDELDLDLEGESNDQPNEKWMIMAETFEDVWNYRLEDWIVKQAKNAWKQSKISLLLVPNRSLLYEIKRRLISNGLGMVGVCIWSPQECKKYLWGKLGLSDDVLDAESLGFMLGLESELEDSNLAYSLSEDPSLLVKARNEVEGAGHSFVDHVGLELSRILNQVKTRYQSLELKSPMEVENEILKKIRDRKMPQIFQSVCVVGFGSESWKWRGLLLAAYVGSATFAMAVYAPRWKGEESDQIWINSWEHITHSSFEVAYSRNSQIDKPFERLALAIESGGNAEKPDLPEGSVSFALAENVYEEARIAFRQVVAFLAEGAERVGVLVPGPGVLSREVARRLEQSGIAHYDALGHFRPGPYEADSFKLWLDFQEHQTISSFLLFINSYPKALAGCPFSMTEVGYALKQSFHETLSEHYLVALSWLERLGSPKAKQVGAWLKKIGLLESFARAVDFHVQLKELFELLGWTVLLGAIEKRVGIINRIDQKVSRSLYVKWLREIANSMMRVRGDHGNEFLGRVEVLPYNRAEGVSWTHLVLSGLSEDGWPRLESPEGFLGDALIKKLNRTALRQNEELSFVDLRKHGLLLRSEEKLWLEQKQVLNVLESVTSKLAITSSEQGLEPSGNAVARGDFYNLIYHVLHGADLKKQKSVINLANESRPFPCNGKRQYEDIRKAYLARRTKGVFGEYEFALISRPMPLVIWNASDWELLNSSSAELWLKKYLRVIPKDSWFSEKVMQKALGVWVHKWLGQALLEVFQNGKGLDDTHRVGLLHEALDERMKKTRGTLWEVYQSVDKHVPEWVDSVVRRGRSIAGDIGLKLNDFGDGWKVEVEKKLVEGSKLQFGSGEMDVSGRLDLLLTHQASREWWVIDFKTGDPDLLSAASLKKGKGLQVAIYVKALKESLGENGFGNLLSARSALKEKLLRANEDAEWNSVLEGLNKIQSHGVIGWSGSLFNQYSFSGVYPLATLPVDGKLLIEKWMKTHKGLEAFFHAH; encoded by the coding sequence ATGTCTGTGACGAATAAGCAAGATGAGTTGGACCTTGATTTAGAAGGAGAAAGTAATGATCAGCCCAATGAGAAGTGGATGATCATGGCTGAGACCTTTGAAGATGTTTGGAATTACAGACTAGAAGACTGGATTGTCAAACAAGCAAAAAACGCTTGGAAACAATCAAAGATCTCTCTTCTGCTGGTTCCTAATCGAAGTCTATTATACGAGATAAAACGCAGGTTGATCAGTAATGGGCTCGGCATGGTTGGGGTTTGTATATGGTCGCCCCAAGAATGCAAAAAATATCTTTGGGGTAAATTAGGTCTAAGTGATGATGTCCTAGACGCTGAAAGTTTAGGATTCATGTTAGGGCTAGAAAGTGAGTTAGAGGATAGTAATCTGGCCTATTCTTTGTCTGAAGATCCCTCCTTACTAGTTAAAGCGAGAAATGAAGTTGAAGGGGCAGGGCATTCCTTCGTGGACCATGTAGGGCTAGAGCTTTCGAGAATTTTAAATCAAGTTAAAACGAGATATCAGTCTTTGGAGCTTAAATCCCCTATGGAAGTAGAGAATGAGATTCTAAAAAAAATTCGAGATAGAAAAATGCCTCAGATCTTTCAATCGGTATGCGTAGTCGGGTTTGGTAGCGAGTCTTGGAAATGGAGAGGATTATTGCTGGCCGCTTATGTTGGCTCGGCAACATTTGCTATGGCCGTATACGCGCCTCGGTGGAAAGGTGAAGAGTCGGATCAGATCTGGATAAACTCTTGGGAACATATCACGCATTCAAGCTTTGAAGTTGCTTATTCGAGGAATTCTCAAATAGACAAACCCTTCGAGAGGCTAGCGCTGGCAATAGAGTCTGGAGGGAACGCTGAGAAGCCTGATTTACCAGAAGGTTCGGTGAGCTTTGCGCTTGCTGAAAACGTCTATGAGGAGGCACGAATAGCATTTAGGCAAGTGGTTGCTTTCTTGGCAGAGGGTGCTGAAAGAGTCGGCGTCTTAGTGCCTGGTCCAGGTGTTTTAAGCCGTGAAGTAGCAAGAAGGCTTGAGCAAAGTGGAATTGCACATTACGATGCCTTAGGACACTTCAGGCCAGGCCCATATGAGGCAGATTCATTTAAGCTCTGGTTAGATTTTCAAGAGCATCAGACTATTTCTAGTTTTCTGCTTTTTATTAATAGCTACCCCAAGGCTTTAGCTGGATGTCCGTTCTCCATGACAGAGGTGGGTTATGCTCTTAAACAAAGCTTTCATGAGACTCTGAGCGAGCATTACCTAGTTGCTTTAAGTTGGTTGGAACGCCTAGGTTCGCCAAAAGCTAAGCAGGTTGGAGCTTGGCTAAAGAAAATTGGGCTTCTGGAATCTTTCGCTAGGGCTGTTGATTTTCATGTTCAATTGAAGGAGTTGTTTGAGCTTTTGGGTTGGACTGTTTTATTGGGGGCAATTGAGAAGCGTGTTGGTATTATCAATAGAATTGATCAAAAAGTAAGTCGTTCACTCTATGTGAAATGGTTGAGAGAAATAGCGAACTCAATGATGCGTGTTCGTGGCGATCATGGGAATGAATTCCTAGGTAGAGTTGAGGTACTTCCATATAATCGTGCCGAGGGTGTTTCCTGGACACATCTGGTATTAAGTGGTCTTTCGGAAGATGGTTGGCCTCGGCTTGAAAGCCCGGAGGGATTTCTTGGGGATGCTTTGATTAAGAAATTGAATCGAACTGCTTTAAGGCAGAATGAGGAACTCTCTTTTGTCGATTTAAGAAAACATGGACTACTTTTGAGGTCGGAAGAAAAGCTGTGGCTCGAGCAGAAGCAAGTGCTTAATGTGCTAGAGAGTGTTACTAGCAAGTTGGCTATTACCTCATCTGAGCAAGGCCTAGAACCATCTGGCAATGCAGTGGCCAGAGGTGATTTCTATAATCTAATTTATCATGTTCTGCATGGAGCGGATCTTAAAAAGCAAAAAAGCGTTATAAATTTGGCCAATGAGAGCAGACCTTTTCCTTGTAATGGTAAAAGACAATATGAAGATATACGTAAGGCCTATCTAGCGAGGAGGACCAAGGGAGTATTTGGTGAGTATGAGTTTGCCTTAATAAGTAGGCCTATGCCTTTAGTTATTTGGAATGCCAGTGATTGGGAACTTCTCAACAGTTCATCGGCTGAGCTTTGGCTTAAGAAATATCTAAGAGTTATACCCAAGGATTCATGGTTTTCAGAAAAAGTCATGCAGAAAGCTTTAGGAGTCTGGGTTCATAAGTGGCTTGGCCAGGCTTTATTAGAGGTATTTCAGAATGGCAAAGGACTAGATGACACTCATAGAGTAGGACTTTTGCATGAGGCTCTGGATGAGCGAATGAAAAAAACTCGAGGCACTCTCTGGGAAGTTTATCAATCTGTAGACAAGCATGTGCCGGAATGGGTTGATAGTGTGGTAAGAAGAGGGAGATCGATTGCTGGTGATATTGGTCTTAAGCTGAATGATTTCGGCGATGGTTGGAAGGTAGAGGTAGAGAAGAAACTTGTAGAGGGGTCGAAGCTTCAGTTTGGCTCAGGTGAGATGGATGTTTCTGGCAGGCTAGATCTACTCTTGACTCATCAAGCCTCTAGAGAATGGTGGGTGATTGATTTTAAAACGGGTGATCCTGATCTACTAAGCGCCGCAAGTCTGAAAAAGGGTAAGGGTCTTCAGGTAGCAATTTACGTGAAAGCACTCAAAGAGTCACTAGGCGAAAACGGTTTTGGTAATCTCCTGTCTGCACGTTCTGCTTTGAAAGAAAAACTGTTAAGAGCCAACGAAGATGCTGAATGGAATTCAGTGCTCGAGGGGCTAAATAAAATTCAATCTCATGGAGTGATAGGCTGGTCAGGTAGCTTATTTAACCAATATTCTTTTAGTGGTGTCTACCCGTTAGCAACTTTGCCAGTCGATGGGAAGCTCTTGATAGAAAAGTGGATGAAGACACATAAAGGTTTGGAGGCTTTTTTTCATGCTCATTGA
- a CDS encoding response regulator produces MSIRILTIDDSHTLRLFISRSLQKQSKDFEISTAENGHTGLSMAREALPDLILLDYVLPDFNGDQVCQKLLDGASTKDIPVVFLSSNINEARQAATKYTNIKRTLAKPFTPELLYATINFVLRRTSSRDLQNGHSDFTKKESQRSPRSITKPVSRKGAKTKRIASHLSNHFEAQDNESAPKNETSTKKSKAPQTKPLALKTAMTPTLIFRGRTSHFLLSQALRAIHDQRLTGVLRTFLQKDAQELYVSKGQVLFNTTRNVPYYLQGANLNFPDDQKEILNLATHQQSQLGQPFFLSLFKDNILTQEKANNLTLQFGSYLFSRNWLATDIMFEFQALLQFPDFVTNSNLSSLTMQEWTMESLRSISTRDLSQLPILLDERGIPGYTPLGFDIIYKYPLNEDDVKFAQLVDKSQKTVGEIAQQLELSIDQAKLILFRYISLEIFQYWPIATTKP; encoded by the coding sequence ATGAGCATACGTATTCTTACGATTGATGACAGCCATACTCTCAGGTTGTTTATTTCTCGTAGTTTACAAAAGCAGAGCAAGGATTTTGAAATATCCACTGCTGAAAATGGGCATACTGGGCTTTCTATGGCACGAGAAGCATTACCTGATCTTATATTGCTCGACTACGTCCTTCCTGATTTCAATGGAGACCAAGTGTGCCAAAAGCTGCTTGATGGTGCCTCAACTAAGGATATTCCGGTAGTTTTCCTTAGCAGTAATATTAATGAGGCCCGTCAAGCGGCAACGAAATACACTAATATCAAGAGGACTCTAGCCAAGCCATTTACACCAGAGCTCTTATATGCCACAATCAACTTTGTTTTACGAAGGACTAGCTCTCGTGACTTACAGAACGGCCACTCTGACTTCACTAAAAAAGAATCTCAGAGGTCCCCGCGTAGCATTACGAAACCAGTAAGCAGAAAGGGTGCAAAGACCAAAAGGATCGCTAGCCATTTAAGCAATCATTTTGAAGCACAAGACAATGAGTCAGCTCCTAAAAATGAAACAAGCACAAAGAAAAGTAAAGCGCCACAAACAAAGCCATTAGCATTGAAAACTGCTATGACGCCCACACTTATTTTTCGCGGACGCACCTCACATTTCCTTTTAAGCCAAGCCTTAAGGGCTATACATGACCAGAGACTCACAGGAGTGCTTCGAACATTTCTCCAGAAAGATGCTCAAGAGCTCTATGTAAGCAAGGGTCAGGTCCTCTTTAATACTACTAGAAACGTTCCATACTATTTACAGGGGGCGAACCTAAATTTTCCAGATGATCAAAAAGAGATCTTGAATCTTGCCACTCACCAACAAAGCCAGTTGGGCCAGCCATTTTTCCTTAGCCTCTTTAAGGACAATATTCTTACCCAAGAAAAAGCCAACAACCTCACGTTGCAATTTGGCAGCTATCTATTTTCTCGCAACTGGCTTGCAACCGATATCATGTTTGAATTTCAAGCACTCTTGCAATTTCCAGATTTTGTCACAAACTCAAATTTATCTTCATTAACCATGCAAGAATGGACGATGGAGAGCCTCAGAAGCATTAGCACACGGGACCTCAGCCAACTTCCCATATTGCTTGATGAGCGGGGAATTCCAGGGTATACCCCTTTGGGTTTTGATATTATTTACAAATATCCACTTAACGAAGATGATGTGAAGTTCGCCCAGCTCGTTGACAAATCACAGAAGACCGTGGGAGAGATTGCTCAGCAGCTTGAACTGAGCATCGACCAGGCAAAGCTTATCCTCTTCCGTTATATCTCTTTGGAGATTTTCCAGTACTGGCCGATAGCTACGACTAAACCATGA
- a CDS encoding glycosyltransferase family 87 protein: MPPSQGLSTNKTLQLLAKTAILISTSVYFIFVCLNFWGGSDIHFASGNPKLGDLQQHYAAGVFWSKNKIQDLYQGFHLGEWLNQWHKDAWREPSSNIHSFNYVYAPLLAEISSCLLVFSWPTILNSWFNLIVFFYLLACGILIYTHSKIKQLRDRNMLILLLLGFPSFYYTLILFQNNTLTLLIIVCTGLLLNKGMPIIAGLVLSCAFYKPQYMPYFCLFGLFAFPLRFSLALVTGNLLWLGLGILVCGLEAHYLWFSSLEDMSSGIQFQRYGLNQSWHGFFLMAFPSLPRIGIDLFCHALAFFSLILLGLLCRLAPTKIPWQPAYSLYACVVSWLLVSPYVGHYEILLTVPFWFCLLRRPNFSALDKSLIAASIVLISMFSITGQTASVNITSPILTCWFLYSYLICLDWKALPYTWQQLFQKSRKMIYSEKPLSHRLLSILKTTY; this comes from the coding sequence ATGCCTCCTTCTCAGGGACTCAGCACTAATAAGACACTCCAGCTTTTAGCCAAGACGGCCATTCTCATTTCTACGAGTGTTTACTTTATCTTTGTTTGCCTTAATTTCTGGGGAGGGTCTGATATTCATTTCGCCAGTGGAAACCCAAAACTAGGTGACCTCCAACAACACTATGCTGCTGGGGTCTTCTGGTCTAAAAATAAGATTCAAGATCTTTATCAAGGCTTTCATTTAGGAGAATGGCTCAACCAATGGCATAAGGATGCGTGGCGGGAGCCTTCCAGCAATATCCATTCCTTCAACTACGTCTACGCACCTTTACTTGCAGAGATTAGCTCATGCCTACTGGTATTTTCGTGGCCTACTATTTTGAATTCCTGGTTCAATCTCATTGTATTCTTCTATCTGTTAGCATGCGGGATCCTTATTTATACACACTCGAAGATTAAGCAACTCCGTGACCGCAACATGCTTATCCTGCTATTACTAGGATTCCCTAGCTTTTATTACACTTTAATACTATTTCAAAACAACACCTTGACTCTTCTCATCATTGTTTGCACAGGATTGCTTTTAAATAAAGGCATGCCGATTATTGCTGGACTAGTCCTCTCTTGTGCTTTTTACAAACCTCAATACATGCCTTACTTCTGTTTATTTGGCTTATTCGCCTTTCCATTACGCTTTAGCTTAGCTCTTGTTACCGGTAATCTTCTCTGGCTTGGACTGGGGATTTTAGTCTGTGGATTGGAGGCACATTACCTCTGGTTTTCGAGCCTTGAAGATATGTCCTCTGGCATTCAATTTCAAAGATATGGACTCAATCAATCTTGGCATGGCTTCTTCCTAATGGCTTTTCCATCTCTTCCACGTATAGGCATCGACCTTTTTTGTCACGCACTCGCATTCTTCTCACTAATACTGCTTGGCTTGCTCTGCCGCCTTGCCCCCACAAAAATACCCTGGCAACCAGCTTACTCACTATATGCCTGTGTGGTAAGTTGGCTGCTTGTTTCACCTTATGTAGGTCATTATGAAATTCTACTAACTGTTCCCTTTTGGTTTTGCTTATTACGTCGCCCCAACTTTTCTGCTTTGGATAAGTCCCTCATCGCTGCATCCATTGTGCTAATTAGCATGTTTTCTATTACCGGGCAGACAGCCTCTGTGAATATCACCTCGCCGATACTTACCTGCTGGTTTTTATATAGCTATCTGATCTGCTTAGACTGGAAAGCCTTGCCCTACACCTGGCAACAATTATTTCAAAAAAGCAGAAAAATGATTTACAGTGAAAAGCCTCTAAGCCATCGACTTCTTTCTATATTGAAAACGACCTATTAG
- a CDS encoding 8-oxo-dGTP diphosphatase produces MSAAPNHKIENQISVDWEKWQPKEEGVLCFIRPTSDPEKILLIEKKRGLGAGKVNGPGGRIEPEESPLEAAIRETQEEVQLTPMNCHCRGILNFQFIDGYSLRCHVFLASEYMGEMKETDEAKPFWQNIQEIPYENMWADDIYWLPALLEGKKFQGNFVFDSDKMLYNHLSILDISS; encoded by the coding sequence GTGAGTGCTGCACCAAATCACAAGATAGAGAATCAAATCAGCGTCGATTGGGAGAAATGGCAGCCTAAAGAAGAAGGTGTTCTCTGCTTTATCCGTCCTACATCCGATCCTGAAAAAATTTTATTGATCGAAAAAAAGCGCGGACTGGGAGCTGGCAAAGTTAATGGACCTGGAGGACGAATCGAACCTGAGGAATCTCCCCTCGAAGCAGCGATCCGAGAAACGCAAGAGGAAGTGCAGCTGACTCCTATGAATTGCCATTGCCGTGGCATTCTCAATTTTCAGTTCATCGATGGTTATTCGCTGCGTTGCCATGTATTTCTAGCAAGCGAATACATGGGCGAAATGAAAGAGACAGATGAGGCGAAACCGTTCTGGCAGAATATACAAGAAATACCCTATGAGAATATGTGGGCCGATGATATCTACTGGCTACCTGCGCTATTGGAGGGCAAAAAGTTTCAAGGCAACTTCGTTTTTGATTCGGATAAAATGTTATATAACCATTTATCGATTCTAGATATTTCTAGCTAA
- a CDS encoding DUF2062 domain-containing protein, whose product MTFRIWRSLARNGISRRKLRKGFFYKWFGDSFLSKELWLMRPDTLAKGWLIGILLATSPFYGIQFPLAVALAVIFRANMPITILVQLLTNPFVAPFYYLGAFQVGSYLLGCNSIAFDLHNWQEMLSLGWKPLFLGCTLIGLTLGSIGCFLIHLIGRFQYRKKSMA is encoded by the coding sequence ATGACTTTTCGTATTTGGCGATCATTGGCCAGAAATGGCATATCACGTAGGAAGTTAAGGAAAGGCTTCTTCTACAAGTGGTTTGGGGATTCCTTTTTAAGTAAGGAGCTTTGGCTTATGAGGCCTGATACCCTTGCTAAAGGATGGTTGATAGGGATTCTCCTTGCTACGTCGCCTTTTTATGGCATTCAATTCCCCTTAGCGGTTGCTTTGGCAGTTATTTTTCGCGCAAATATGCCTATAACCATTCTTGTCCAGTTGCTTACGAATCCCTTTGTAGCCCCCTTTTACTATTTGGGGGCTTTTCAGGTTGGTTCATATTTGCTGGGTTGTAATAGTATTGCGTTTGATTTGCATAACTGGCAGGAAATGTTGAGTCTTGGGTGGAAACCTCTCTTTCTAGGGTGCACGCTGATCGGTTTGACCTTGGGGAGTATTGGGTGTTTCTTGATCCATCTAATAGGTCGTTTTCAATATAGAAAGAAGTCGATGGCTTAG
- a CDS encoding DUF4388 domain-containing protein yields MSSILIVEDHQVLLAQITQAMRDEFPEFTILPARGVDEAQVLISEYEVPYFIIDIFLQDGNGIDFLCDVKTIEPDSLAILMTGNDTKDYQDQIQSLGILKVLEKPFNPVSAAKLLRRSIDSENQKDTCDSQFQASLSNLTSVDIIQLKCFSRATQVLQFQSAEGATGKLYFQRGEILHAVVEDTTGMDAFTTIVRWKGGRVTEIAEPISNKRTLHSDWQSLLLDTVHRIDEDAVASLDHKTVSS; encoded by the coding sequence ATGTCGTCCATTCTAATTGTCGAGGATCACCAGGTATTACTTGCTCAAATCACCCAGGCAATGCGTGATGAATTCCCTGAATTCACCATTCTACCTGCTCGAGGTGTAGATGAGGCTCAAGTTTTGATTTCAGAATACGAAGTTCCTTATTTTATCATCGATATTTTTTTACAGGATGGAAACGGTATAGATTTTCTTTGCGATGTTAAGACAATTGAGCCGGACTCTTTAGCTATTCTTATGACAGGAAATGATACAAAAGACTACCAAGATCAAATCCAATCCCTTGGCATTCTCAAAGTACTCGAAAAGCCCTTCAATCCAGTCTCTGCAGCAAAATTACTGCGTCGATCAATAGATTCTGAAAATCAAAAGGATACTTGCGATAGCCAATTCCAAGCTTCCCTTTCTAATCTAACTAGTGTCGACATTATCCAATTAAAATGTTTCTCGCGAGCAACTCAGGTCCTTCAATTTCAGTCAGCCGAGGGCGCAACTGGAAAACTCTACTTTCAACGAGGTGAAATCTTACATGCAGTCGTTGAAGATACGACCGGAATGGATGCCTTTACTACTATAGTCCGTTGGAAGGGCGGGAGAGTCACTGAAATTGCAGAGCCTATTTCCAACAAGAGAACACTTCATTCAGACTGGCAGTCTTTATTACTAGATACCGTTCATAGAATAGACGAGGATGCAGTAGCCTCACTTGACCACAAGACTGTTTCCTCCTAA
- a CDS encoding cyclic nucleotide-binding domain-containing protein has translation MESFFKNNPALMTFQKIPLFQKLSQDSLLTLYIASKETIVQKDDCIVSEGTAGDELYIIGRGKVDVFKDYGQSNQVHLSTLGHNACFGEMCIIEPIVRSASVVAAETSILYSITCNSLNKLYQIWPDQHTQIMKNLCTNLTERIATMDKSFLMRAC, from the coding sequence ATGGAATCATTCTTTAAGAACAACCCAGCGTTAATGACTTTCCAAAAAATCCCACTTTTTCAAAAACTCTCTCAGGACTCCCTTCTAACTCTTTATATTGCCTCAAAAGAAACTATCGTCCAGAAAGACGACTGTATTGTTAGCGAAGGCACGGCTGGTGATGAACTGTACATCATAGGAAGAGGCAAAGTAGATGTTTTCAAAGACTATGGTCAAAGTAACCAAGTCCACCTTTCTACATTAGGTCATAATGCTTGTTTTGGTGAAATGTGCATTATAGAGCCTATTGTCAGAAGTGCTTCCGTTGTAGCTGCAGAAACATCGATTCTCTATTCAATAACCTGCAACAGCCTAAATAAGCTCTACCAAATATGGCCTGATCAACATACTCAAATCATGAAAAATCTTTGCACCAATCTTACTGAGAGAATAGCCACCATGGACAAATCCTTTCTAATGAGAGCTTGCTAA